The Raphanus sativus cultivar WK10039 unplaced genomic scaffold, ASM80110v3 Scaffold0646, whole genome shotgun sequence region ACTCTTTTCATCATTCTTTCCAAGTTTCCATTATAACTTATATTTCATCCGtagatttaaatttattttggagCATACTTTTAAGTCCATTCTTTTAGTAGTATACATTAGCAATTgctaataaagaaataaaatggaCTAAttcattcatttttatttaatattttagagTTCTTATGATTCGAtaacttgttttcttttctttaatatatgataaatagCTATAAATAAGTtgcatactatatatataaatatatatacacatgtaaACTTGAagtctatttatatatatttagattaaaTTAATTGCAACTATATCTTATTCTGATaagttatatttgtaaatatattaaaataatgatatcattattttataaaatctgttcTGAGTtgactaaaactaaaatttattatttttcttgcagtttatatttaatttttaataatcaatgacttataataaattttacatatgtaTTAATTATGTGCCCCCGTCAAATAATTTTTCTGCGTCGGCCACTGCCGCCACTGCTACCCCAACGTCAAGTGAATAACGCAGACGTGAGGCAAGGAGGTccgttttttattttgttctgcAGAAGAAGGGTTTTTCCTCCATATTTATCTAGCATAGTGAtgtttccttgcttgttgaTGCCATTCACCCGTGTGAAAGCCATGAAAAGAATCTGCACAAATACTTTCTTTGGgcaatagtaaaaaaaataaaagacttAAGAACAATTTGAAGAGTTGTAACTTGTAAATGGGCTTACCAGTTTATAGTTTTTAACACCTTTCAGTGTTAGAGTTATTCTCATGAATCATTCTTTGACTTTATAAAAGTGAAGCTCTGCATCTGCAACTATTTTTTCCTATATCTATACATTCCTGCTTCTCAGATTGGAATGATCAAGGGAAACTTACGAAGCTAAATTTACAATTCCATTTATTGTGGCTGATGCTTCTTAGCAGGAAGAGGTTGCTAACCATGGATGCAGTGGGTAACAGTAGCTGCTTATGATTCTTACTAACACTACACTCAATCAAGCGATTTGCTTTTCTGGTTAATAACCAATACACAGTATCAAAACAATAACAAAGAGAATCTCTCTGTCATGAAAATACTAAGGAGGATACCCCTGTTCTTTTCCTTGACGCTGCGGCAGCGTCACAAAAAATACACAACATAGTAAATTCATCTTTTCCGTTACTGTTGTAAAATTAGAAAATCAGAAATGCGGCGGCTAGAAATTGGAGACTTTTGTGACACCATAAATTCCGGCGTCAAGAAGGTTAGAGAACGCGGACGTTTTTATAAAGCCAACGACACAAACTTAAACACTGGCGGcgttaattataatatttccTTCCTATTTTTTAGCCGCTGATCGTTACCGCAGCGTCAAGGAAAAGAACAGGGCTGATGACTTCAAACATTCATATATTCTAGCAAACATAAAGAAGACATGAAAAGTGATTTTACATGCTTGCTAGATCATTTAAACATTAGTAACAATCCGAGGATGAGGTTCAAACTCTGATTCCACACCCTTGGCCATAGAAATGATAACAGGAGCTCTAATCCTCTTCTTCCAGTACAAACTATTCTCATTGAACACTTAGAATGGCTCAGTCGATGGTAGACCATTGAAGAAAATATCATCATCCCTAACAGCCTCCTGCACATTCTTCAAAACTTCCAAAGGACATAAGCATTCAACAAAAcccatattttaatatttcatcaGCGTTTAGAACCCTATCCGTTAAGCTAGCTTCCACATACCTGAGATACGTACAACCGTCTCATCAACGTCCTAAGCACATCATCTCTCGAGTTGATCATTTCGAACAAATGTTCAGCTCTGCTTTTGACGATCGCTAAATATTGTAACTTGTAAGAAGCAAGTGGACACAAAAGGGCTATCAAAAAAAGTCAGACCAAGTTTTCCTGGGAGGCATTAtggaaaaaagtaaaagaaataaGGGCAGGATCCTTAGCGAACGAACTTGGATTATCAAAGTTCAGTGAAAGCTAAAGTGACAGAGACCATCAATTTTTTTCCACAAGGAATACTCAAAACTCACTGAAGCAGCAAATAACGATCACATGAGCAAAAGAAATCACCAatgtataatgtatattttttgaCAGGAAAAAGAgacaataaaaagaaagaaaatgaaggGTAATTTCTTAGAACAAAGACTGTTTATATGCACCTTCTAATGACTCGCACAGAAGCAAGAAGGAAAATTTCCTCTCTTCTTTGAGTCTTTCCATTTTCCTGTATGAAACCGAACTACCATTAAAAACATTTTGTAGACATAAAAAAAAGACAGAGCAAAGAACAACCAACCTTTGCATCTTTCATATACTCGTGTACCAATCCTATTGTCGACTTTGCAAGCATGATTTTGTCTGGATATCTGTAAAAAGCTGGAAATGGTTTTAAttaaacaaagagaagaaagaaagatgtCTCTTAATCAACACTTACAGATGGAGGAAATGTTCAAAGAACCAAGCATGGAGTATAGAGACAGATTTTATAGGTACACCTCTTTCTGGTCTCCAAGCTGTTGATGTAAAGCTCTCTATCGTCTCAGCCATTGATCCAATCAATGAAGCTTAAAATTTACCAATAAACTAAACAGAAGAAATAGAGCCAGAGACTGAGAAAGATACGGATGCGAGCTCATGCATGATCTTTACCTTAACCATGTCACTCAATTATTGACAATGGTTGTTAAGTAAGAAAATAAATTCAGGAAGGGGATGAGAGATTGCTGTGAAAAGCCTGTCACACATCCTGCTGAATGAAAAAAAACACTTACAAAGACAGACACTGACCTGAAGATAATCATCATAAGCTATGGAGTCACGTGTTGTGTTGGCACGATACTGTTAATGTCATAAAAACTGAActttagaatataagaaagtACATGAACATTGGAGGTCATTAGATCATCAACATAGGGTTCCCAGCAACATATTCAGACTTGATTTCATCTATTGCAGAGAGAATCAAGCGAAACAGAACAACCTAATACAATTATTGAATTTACCTGGAGCGGAAATCACAGCTTCCGTGCTCAGATACTGGATATTCTTCTGAGAGGCAGAACAAGCAACCGGTTTGGCTTTCTTGTGATAAGGAGGTGAATCGTAACTCACAATCCTCAACTGTTTATACAATGATCATGAAGCAGTAGAGTAATCGAGAAGCCATAATATCCTCTTCAGTTTTCAGAATTGATTTCGATTGTGCATTTACATTTAGAAAAGGTGAGAGTTATTATGGTTTCTGGGAGAAGGTGAGGTGAGAAAATTTGTTCTTCAATAGAGGCGAATCGACGTGTAGAAGTCACAAATGTATTTGATGACATGGCACATATTTAACCTATAATTGGCTGGAATTTTCATCTTTTGCAACTTTAACTCTGAGGCTGATTCAGTGGCAAAATCAGCTCTCACCTTGTATGCTTCGAAGTCTATTTCAAGAGTCTAGGCTTCTGTTAAGTAATGCAATGtttgtttgatcaaaaagaTAAGTGTTGAAATAGATCAAAGTACTATTGTATGTaactgttttaaaaatatagtttacaaTATTCAATCTGATTCTAGCGATAATCAGAAAGCGGATTTATTGAGTTAATATTGTAGGACGACGAAAATCCTGATTGAAAATCACGAAACCAAAAgtatataaactataataaaaagacTTAAAACGTTTTTAGAAAATCATGAGCAAATAGACAAAATTCACAGAGTCGAGAATTAATCTATTTCCTTAACTTAATAAATCTCCTGTAATGTGTGACAGTTTTATGCGATTTTTGAATCTCAGGATACCATCGTAGTGATACCGCTTCGCAACACCCGAAACAGAATTTACAAACTTACTACTACAATATACTCTCGAGACACTTACttcaaagaaaaatatctaaagagtattttcttttctagtgaGAGAAATCGGTAACGAGAGAGATGATTGTGTGATTGTATGAATTAAATTATGGAGATGAACATGAGTATTTATAGATAAGTTGGCTTGAAAACCAAGTTGGCTAACTTGGCCACcaagtttttctatttttttaaaaaaatttggaagcACAAGTTTAAAACCCAAAACATTAATTTTCTCAGCCCATTGGATTTGCAAAGTGAGTCTAATAACCTTTATAGTCGATCACattaaatcaataattttacTCAGTCTGTTGGACTTATAAAATTCTAATTACACTTTTAATTAgtactagatcatgatccgcgtATCCACGCGGGTTtattttgattcacatattttatttacacgttgtatattatttaagatttataatataaaaaagttaaaataaccCGGATCCAGAAAAAATCAACCCGGaccaaaaaatttcaaatacctacttagatctaAATGTTGAGgactcgaagaactcatacctaaAATGAACATATTTATACCCGACTCAGTAAGCTAAATtccaaacataatatcttttgttatatttttaatttattttgttgggttggtgagatttactatttattcggaagatttttggctaacttaatggtatatatttgtaggtttctttttttctgaataggaaaaaaataaaaaaaaattagtttttttatcttatataacaaattgttgctatgaataatttttataaaaactaatttgtaacagtaatatcatttttgttataaattagaaTATTATGGTTTATAGATTCAAAGTATAAAGctagtcgtcttcatagtattgctaatattgatagatgtaagttaatgaatacagacaatatattgtattattagtaatctgtcgtatagtattatatgttagtagatatattattaataatctatcttatagtataatatgttagtggatgtatctagcttatagtaaaatgtatgcaatataaagaaacatgcatagtagatataataataaggtaaaaagtgaaaaactatggtaaggttgatattaattatttatcaaaggCGTGtctaatatatgaaatataaggaaacatgcgcagtagatataataataaggtaagaagtgaaaaattATGGTAataattgatattaattatttataaaaagacatgtctaataataagtagattaatataacattaattacataaggtctaactttaaaatctacctagaagaagttgtaatgtttctgttttaataagatagattcacTCCATTAGGCTTATAAAAGCTGGTCCAAccgaaattttgatttttttccgaTTCGGTTAGAGATCGACTAATATCCGAGATAATTTCAAATCTATTTCGGTTCCAGTTTTTCGGTTGAAATTCGAAGTTTTTTGGATTAATATGAAATTTCCgggttttcaaataaaattttgtataatttagacaattttaaatattttggataaaactTATTCTGTAAttcatttttgtatttatttttataaatagtattataaattatttaattattttaaaactaaatatatttaataactataCTATAGAAATTTGGGTAACCATTCGGTTCTTGCTTTTTTTTGTTCCAGTTCGGTTCTAGTTTAGGTTCTAAAAATATAGGATCCGCTCGGATAATTGATAGGActcaaatctaaaccaaaccttTTTTGGTTCGGAGTAAATGTGCCAGATGAAGTAGTGTTCAATAACATTCATCCTATATTGTTTCTAGTTCTCTAGTTTTTAAGTTGGACATTCCTTTGGTCTGtgcaaaataaaacaaaaaagatagGATGGGCTTAAGCATTATTGAAAATAAAGTGaaatacttctttttatctaaaatttgaTGCATTGTACTCATAAGTGGTAAGAGTTTATAAATGCTAAAAGTAGAATTATATTACAATAGAGAAAATGGTACAATTGTCGGAAATATATCTCTGAAGATGATAAGGTGAAATATTGGAGAGAAGATCTACATCGGAAATATGAAAAAGATTTGAGTAATATATAAGTGACTTGGACCAATTTATTAattaccaattggttttaagttgcaATCCCACTAAACTTATCATGGTATTAGAGCCGGCCCAATATCCTGACCCATTAATCCGATCCGAACAATGGTTCGATCATCCCACGAATTGATGGCCTAATAAAAAGAAGATTCAATTTCTTCGAGATTGgtagaaaaaaaaagcattatCAATAGAGAATAGGCTGAATGACTTTATTATTAAGTATACAAAAGGTATATATACAAGATACAAGTAGGGTATACACACTAAGGAGTATTTACATAGAGGTCCTTAGATATCTATAGTATATCCTTAACACACCTCCTCAAGATGGTGGTGCTGGAGCAACACCAATCTTGCTTCTTGAAGTCTGAAATGGTGTTCGTGAGAGAGGTTTCGTCAACCCATCAGCTAATTGATCATGAGTTGAAACATGCATAACTCGTAAGTGACTATACTGTATCTGGCCCCGGACAAAATGATAGTCGATGGCGATATGTTTCATTCTAGAATGAAAAACCGGGTTTGCACATATGTGTGTAGCACCAATGTTGTCACAGTAGATGGTAGGATAGGACGGAAGAGAGACTCCGAGTTCCATGAGAAGAGAGACAATCCAGTGTAGTTCTGAGGCGGTGTTTGCGACAGAACGATACTCTGCCTCAGTTGAAGACCTTGCAACACCTTTCTGCTTTTTAGATGTCCATGAGATAGGTTGTGAACCTAGGAATATGATGTAGGCGTTGGTAGAGACATAGTCGTCTgaatcaccagcccaatctgcgtCGGAGAACGCGTGTAAACTCGGTTTCTGTTGTTTGCGCAGGAAGATCCCATGTGTTAAGGTGTCTGAGAGATAACACAACCCTTTTGACCGCTAGCCAATGCTCCGACGTTGGTTTATGCATAAACTGCGATAATCGATTGACAGCATACGAGACATCcggacgagagagagagaggtactGAAGGCTTCTAACGATACGTTAATACTCGTGTGGATCTGAAAGAGGTTCGCCTGCAGTTAGTGTAAGCTTGGGATGAGGAGCAAGGGGAGTGGAGACAGGCTTGGCGTGTAACATGTTTGCCATAACGAGCAGATCAGTGATGTATTTTCGCTGCATCATGTGAAGCCCTTGTGAGGTTATTACAGTCTCAATGCCAAGGAAATAACTGAGGCTGCCCATGTCTTTAATGGAGAAGCGTGTGGCCAAGGAAGTGATAACCTGTTGGACCAGTGTCTGCGAACTGCCAGTTACCAATATGTCGTCCACGTTAACTAAGACATATACGAAGTGACCTTGGTGTTTGAGGATAAAAAGAGAGGTGTCAGCTAAGGAGCTCCGGAAACCTGAGCGAAGAAGAAAAGTTTTGAGTTCCGAGTACCAGGCGCGAGAGCTTGTTTCAAACCATAGAGTGCTTTCCGAAGTTTACAAACATGATGAGGTCGATCTAAATCTGTGGACCCTGGTGGCTGGAACATGAAGACCTCCTCCTGAAGATGGCCTTGGAGAAAAGCAGTATTGACATCTATCTGACGAACTGGTCAATCGTGATTCACGGCGAGACCAAGTACAATCCGTATGGTGGTGGACTTAATAACAGGGCTGAATGTGTCTCCATAATCAATACCTTGCTGCTGATGGTAGCCTTTTGCAACGATCCGAGCTTTATATCTGTCTGTGCTTCTATCtggattatattttattgtaaacACCCGGCGACAACCAACCACATTCATGTGTTTGAGAAGCTTCTACCAAATCCCAAGTTCTGTTTTCATTTGTTGAATTGAACTCTCGTGACATAACTTCTCGCCAGTGTGCATACTTCATCGCTTGCTGCCAGGTAGAAGGTATCCAGTGTGGATCAGACTCGAGCTTCGGGGTGAGATTATACTTTATCACTGGCTTGACAATGTTATTTTTGGAGCGAGTGGTCATCAAGTGCTGTCTAGCTGCTCTGAGTTGTCGAAGCCACAACTGTAGGAGCTTGAGCTGATGTCTCTGGTTCCAGAACTGCATGTGCAGGTGCAACATCTGTAGGCGCTCGAGTCGATGTTTCTGACTCCAAAACTGCAGGGGCAGGCGCAACAACTGTAGGCGCGCGAGTCGATGCCTCAGGGACTGCAACTGCAGGTAGAATATTCTGCTCGTTTGATGGTGCTGCAGTGTCTATGATGACTGGCGTTGTTTGTTGTTGCTGCGGCGAAGAAGCACTACACGGAGGTTGTTTGCAGGCTGCCGGTTGAGACGATTGTATGAGTGACAATGGATCAGGGATAATGGTAACAGGTGGGAAGCTAGAGGTAGGTGGTGGATCAGAAGAGCTGGGAACGGTGCTTTTGGTCATGGTGGTGAAGGGATATTGTGTCTCACTGAATCGCACATGGAGAGAGACATAGATTCGACCAGATAAAGGATCAAGGTATTGATAGGCACTTTGAGTAAGAGAGTAGCCTATAAAGACACAAGGCAGAGATCTGTTTTCGAGTTTATTTGGAGCATAAGGACGGAGCCAAGGAAAACATAAGCACCCAAATGTTCGAAGTTTCTGATAGTTGGGTGTGGCGTTGAAAAGCTTTTGGAAGGGAGAGGCATTGGAAAGCAAATGTGTGGCTAATCTATCGATAAGGAAGACAGCAGTAGCAAAGGCAAATGGCCAGTATGGTAAAGGTATATTGGAGGCGGAGAGGAGAGATAAACCAGTTTCGACAATATGGCGATGCTTACGCTCGGAAAGACCATTATGTTCTTGTGTATAAGGTGGTGTGGTGAGATGAGAGATGCCTTGAGAAGAAAGGAATTGGCTAAGAGCAATGAACTCTCCACTATTGTCAGAATAAAGGTTTCGaatttttgatttatactttgtTTCAGCAAGAGGTTTGAAGGCGATGAATATATCTTTGACTTGGGACTTTTTAGTGAGAGGAAACATCAAAATATATCTAGTGAAGTGGTCAATTAGGACAAGATACAAGTAGGGTATACACACTAATGAGTATTTACATAGAGGTCCTTAGATATCTATAGTATATCCTTAACATTATCATGGAGGGGTACGATGGATTCTGCGAGATTAATGGTTATACGCACCATTATCTCGAATAAGGATATTGGAGAAAAGATTAattaccaattggttttaagttagTAAGCCTAATAAACTTATCATGAAATATATGTTTCTCTTTGTCATAACATAAAGTGAACTATGTGTCCCCAACCAAAGAAGAACATAGTGATACATCCTCTTTCACTATACACTAAGACATCTCCATAGCCATCAAAGAGGAGATGGGACAGTTTCATCTCCCTTCATTGATCTTGACTCCAAGCATAGGCTTAAAGTCGCTGTCTGCGGGCGTAGCAAAGGTCGTTGAGTAGGAACCAGAAGCGCCCGTGTCCTTTGTTTGAAAGGCGCTGAAAGAGGACCTTGTAGTGTCATCAAATCTCCAGTCGGGTAGGTAGGTTGGCTTAGAGGTCACCTCACTCACCTCAACGTCTCCTGAAAGCATGGCAACCACTCGTGACATTGATGGTCTAACTGCGTGAGATGCTTGAGTGCAAAGCAGAGCAATGCCTATCATGCGTTTCACTTCTTTCGTGTTGAATTCAGTCAGCTCACGATCAATAAGTTCCACTTCACAGCTTTTCTCGTGTAGATTCCATGCCCATTCGAGAAGAAATCGTTTTTCACCCTCCAGGCTCTCATCTGCGTTTGCCCTTCCACTCACTAGCTCAAGGACCACAACACCAAACGCATACACGTCCGTTTTCTCTGTTAGGTGTCCACGCATTGCATACTCCGGCGCAAGATATCCCCTATTTGCATTCGTCCAACAACATGTGTGTTATAAATAATTccataactaaaaaaaatatttagggtTTGGGGATACATACACTGTCCCAGCCACTCTGGTACTTATGTGGGTTTTCTTGTCATCGTATAGCTTTGCCAGCCCAAAATCAGAGACTTTTGGGACCAGATTAGAGTCAAGCAAAATGTTGCTTGCCTTCACATCCCTGTGTACTATGCGAACACTCCCCTCCTCGTGGAGGTAGGCTAGACCTCTAGCTACTCCCATGCATATCTCAAAACGTGTTGGCCAATCTATATGTAAGGTCTTCTTATCACCTCCTGAAACATCCGAATCGAGACTACTTTAAGCTTCTGGCCAGAGAAGCAGGAGATAGACAAGTTATGTATATGTTCATTACCAAATAGTGCCTGGTCGAGACTTCCATTGGGTAGATACTCATAAACGAGCAAACGACGATCTCCTTCATAGCAACATCCGTAAAGTTTAACTAGGTTGCGGTGCATAACTGTAGAAATTGCTACAATTTCTGCAACAAAGTGTCCTTTTCCTTGTCTGGATCCAACCGACAACTGTTTTACCGCCACCTCTCGTCCATCATTTAGGTTTCCCTGTTAAATGTGTTAATATTATAACATACAAAAAGTATAACATGTGTGTTTTAAGTATTTGGGTCTCATTTTACCTTATATACAACACCAAAGCCTCCCTCTCCAAGCTTGTTTGAGGGATTGAAATCTTGAGTGGCACTTTTAAGTTCAGAGTAAGAAAAGGTGTAAGGCTTCACGTCCATGTTCAGTATCtctgcagcaacaacaacaatcagGTTCTTAAGAAttgaaccaaatttgaaagtatAAAATTCAAGGTTATAAATTACCTTCGTCATTGGTGTATTGGTTTCTTCTTTTTCGGATGATGAAGATAACCACGCCCGCAAAGATGCTCAAAAGTCCTAGGCCACCAATGAAACCCACAATAGCACCAGTCATCTTCTTTCCCTTTGATGGTGGCTTGTTAGCCACAGTCGGTGTGAAGTCTGAACAACCATACATGTAACACTTGGGTCTTTTACTTGCGTCAgaagaaacaaataataatagtaataattgGTCATTTGTTTGTGTTACCTGCTTTTGCACTGATGGCCGATATTAAAGGCCCATAAGCACCTTGAATAGGAATACAACATGTTCCTTTTCCAGCCCAGAAAAGATGAACTTCTAGGTAGTTTTCAGATACATTTGCTTTATATTCTCTATCAACTGCTAGAACAAGAGAGTTACCAGCTGTTCTGCTTATATCAAAATCCTTTTCAACAAGTCTTCCCTGAAAAAACAGACCAAGAAGGTCACTACACACCACCAAGAAGTTAACTTGCAAAGCAGAAAAGCTAGATAAAGTAGTGCAGACCTGGACATAAATGTCAAAAAGTCGTCTTCCTAAACTTCTCCAAGTGTTTGAAGAAGAACCATTCATTTGTATTTCAGCAAACTGAAGTGTTACTGTATAGCCTCCATTTTCTAGCCCCAACCCATAATACCTTAGGGAAGATGCAGAAACTCTTGCTGATTGAAAAAGCTCCGAGTCCAGAGTGTTGATAAAATGTAATAGTAAAGTCACTATGTATATATTACTACTACCGCCAAAAAGTCCTACGCTACTGGCTGCCCATCTCTGTGCATCACTCACGACAAATGAAGCTGGTCCAAGATCCCCGTCCTCCCTCTCAAATAGTGCTCGGCTAAATGACAGTATTTTTGGGCCTCCGCAGTTGATAGCGAAGTCAGAATCTTGACACCAGTCAACAGAGAATATTGCGTAAAGAAAAGATATGAACTCAAAAGATTAATAAGAACTAACTCTTCTTATTGCTTAAGAAACTCACACAAAACTTACTCTCTAACCTCACAAAAACCACACAACAATATCATCACATGATATTGCTTTATATAGCCTTACAAATATCCTAATCCTAAAACACATAAGTatttagataactcctaaataCACTTTGATCATTATCTCCAAAGATCATAAAACACTTAGGACTAGGATGGCTTGGCACTTTAGTCTCTTTTCAAGCTTACTTCAACAGtctcccccttaagcttgaactTTATCTCCTTTAAATCTTGAACTCCTATCAAGTCTCTCATCTCTTTGTACTTGACCCTTCCTAACGCCTTGGTCAGGATATCTGCCTTCTGTTCACTTCCAGGTACATGTTCTACTTCCAACAACTCCCTCTCAACGCACTCTCTGATAAAATGATACCTCGAATGTATATGCTTACTGCGTCCGTGAAAGACCGGATTCTTTGAGAGTGCAATTGCAGACCTGTTATCTATCCGAATGATAGTTTTTCCGTAGACATCTCCTGTGATTTCTCTGAGTAAGTCTTGTAACCAGATTGCTTGTCTTGCCGCCTCTGTCGCTGCCATAAACTCCGCTTCGCAGGAAGATAGAGCTACTGTGTCTTGCTTCTGCGAGCACCACGTGACCGAACTGTTACCGAGATAAAACATATGTCCAGTCACACTCCTTCCATCATCAGGGTCCGTATTATAGCTACTGTCACTATAGCCGATCAACCGTAACATATCAGACCCTGACCTTTCAAAGTTCAGACCGAGAGATGTTGTGCCCGCCAAGTACCTCAAACACGCTTTCATTGCTACTCCATGTGACTCTTTAGGACACGCCATATACCTACTAAGCACACCAATGCAGTATGACAAATCAGGCCTAGTGTGGAGAAGATAACGAAAACATCCTATCACTTTTCTGTAGCTTGTCGCATCAATACTCCTTTCTTCCTCAAACTTTGCTAACTTAAGACCCATCTCCATTGGCGTTTTGACAGGATTGCAGAGCTTCATACCAGTCTCTTCTAATATCTTAAGAGCATATCTGTTTTGACACAATGAGATGCCTCCAGCGTGTTGGTTTACCTCGATCCCTAGATAATAGGTGAGTCTCCCTAA contains the following coding sequences:
- the LOC108821841 gene encoding probable LRR receptor-like serine/threonine-protein kinase At1g56140 (The sequence of the model RefSeq protein was modified relative to this genomic sequence to represent the inferred CDS: added 230 bases not found in genome assembly); the encoded protein is MKSLSTLVLRNNNLTGTISSHIGEFSILQQVDLSFNKLHGSIPSSLFNLSRLSHLFLGNNTLNGSLPTQKSQTLSNIDVSYNDLSGSLPSWVNLPNLQLNLVANNFTLEGLDSSILSGLNCLQKNFPCNRGKGIYSDFAINCGGPKILSFSRALFEREDGDLGPASFVVSDAQRWAASSVGLFGGSSNIYIVTLLLHFINTLDSELFQSARVSASSLRYYGLGLENGGYTVTLQFAEIQMNGSSSNTWRSLGRRLFDIYVQGRLVEKDFDISRTAGNSLVLAVDREYKANVSENYLEVHLFWAGKGTCCIPIQGAYGPLISAISAKADFTPTVANKPPSKGKKMTGAIVGFIGGLGLLSIFAGVVIFIIRKRRNQYTNDEEILNMDVKPYTFSYSELKSATQDFNPSNKLGEGGFGVVYKGNLNDGREVAVKQLSVGSRQGKGHFVAEIVAISTVMHRNLVKLYGCCYEGDRRLLVYEYLPNGSLDQALFGGDKKTLHIDWPTRFEICMGVARGLAYLHEEGSVRIVHRDVKASNILLDSNLVPKVSDFGLAKLYDDKKTHISTRVAGTVGYLAPEYAMRGHLTEKTDVYAFGVVVLELVSGRANADESLEGEKRFLLEWAWNLHEKSCEVELIDRELTEFNTKEVKRMIGIALLCTQASHAVRPSMSRVVAMLSGDVEVSEVTSKPTYLPDWRFDDTTRSSFSAFQTKDTGASGSYSTTFATPADSDFKPMLGVKINEGR